A stretch of Pseudophryne corroboree isolate aPseCor3 chromosome 9, aPseCor3.hap2, whole genome shotgun sequence DNA encodes these proteins:
- the HPDL gene encoding 4-hydroxyphenylpyruvate dioxygenase-like protein, whose amino-acid sequence MNFLQVISKAVIMASPLIRLSHISLQVSSSQKIITDLVTKYQFRPLAARGLDGRARRQTVLGNGRVVFIVNENSPEVPRNCSLLYDSPLPSPFPDTACNVSYEVEDVPGLCRFLTKEGCHLLVPPTELHDYAGSVSYCVVKSVLGNVNHTLIDRTRYAAPFLPGFQLLENDPVATGDLSHVDHITYCLPRGTMPRVIEWYRRCFGFQHFPLSKEEDPKHGLEISGSQIGLRLLSMECPGQTEVGKIVMVESLPQQGINQIDQFLQHHQAGGIQHIGLSTRDIFKAVGSWTEHGVHFAAQPPSYYTDPHKQAEILHAGLIPQQLCPFGILLDSSTENQELTATNKKVLLQVFTEPLFSKDSVYLELIERRGAQGFGEGNIRALWRSMQDMMDELSCKEQEEALTQ is encoded by the coding sequence GCCGTAATAATGGCTTCTCCATTGATCCGTCTGAGTCACATTTCCCTGCAGGTTTCCAGTTCTCAGAAAATCATCACAGACCTGGTGACGAAGTACCAATTCCGGCCACTCGCTGCCCGGGGTTTAGATGGCAGAGCTCGCCGCCAGACGGTATTGGGAAATGGTAGAGTTGTGTTCATTGTGAATGAAAACAGTCCGGAAGTCCCCAGGAACTGCTCCCTGCTCTATGATTCCCCGCTTCCATCACCCTTTCCAGACACAGCCTGTAATGTCAGTTACGAGGTGGAGGATGTACCGGGCTTGTGCCGTTTTCTGACCAAGGAGGGCTGCCACCTGCTAGTGCCACCGACCGAGCTCCACGACTACGCTGGCTCTGTTTCGTACTGTGTAGTAAAGTCTGTACTCGGGAACGTGAACCACACTCTAATTGACCGCACTCGTTATGCAGCCCCTTTTCTCCCAGGCTTCCAGCTGCTAGAAAATGACCCGGTGGCTACAGGTGACTTATCGCATGTGGACCACATCACTTATTGCCTTCCACGTGGAACCATGCCACGTGTGATTGAGTGGTACAGACGTTGTTTTGGGTTCCAACACTTCCCTCTTAGTAAAGAAGAAGACCCTAAACATGGGTTAGAAATCAGTGGCTCTCAGATAGGCCTTCGCTTACTCTCTATGGAGTGCCCAGGGCAGACTGAAGTGGGCAAGATTGTGATGGTAGAATCTTTGCCGCAGCAGGGAATAAACCAGATAGACCAGTTTCTGCAGCATCACCAAGCTGGTGGAATTCAGCACATCGGTCTCTCTACACGCGACATCTTCAAAGCCGTGGGGTCATGGACGGAGCACGGGGTCCACTTCGCTGCACAGCCGCCATCATACTATACAGACCCCCATAAGCAGGCGGAGATCCTCCATGCTGGGTTAATACCCCAGCAACTGTGCCCGTTCGGGATCTTGCTGGACTCTTCTACTGAAAACCAAGAGTTGACAGCAACAAACAAAAAAGTTCTTCTGCAAGTTTTCACTGAACCCCTATTCTCTAAGGACTCGGTTTACCTGGAGCTGATTGAGCGCAGGGGGGCGCAGGGATTTGGGGAAGGGAATATTCGCGCTCTCTGGCGCTCCATGCAGGATATGATGGATGAGTTGAGCTGTAAAGAACAGGAGGAAGCCTTGACTCAGTGA